CAGCGACTCGTCGAGGCCATAAAGCAGGTTGGTGTTGGGCGTGTAGGGCCAGTAGCCATTGCGGTTGGCCTCGAGAATCTCGTCCCAGGCCCAGAAACTCTTCGGCAGTTCAGCCTTGCGGCTGGCGTCGATGGCCTTGTCCGACAGCGCATTGAAGCTGATCCCTGGCGGCAGCATCAGTCCCTTCTGCGAACCTGAGATGGTGACATCGACGCCCCATTCGTCATGCCGATAGTCGGCACTGGCCAACCCGGAGATGGTATCGACCATCAACAGTGCTGGGTGGCCAGTGGCATCAATGGCACGACGCACCGCGGCAATATCACTGGTCACCCCGGTGGAGGTCTCGTTGTGGACCACGCACACCGCCTTGATGCGCTGCTCACTGTCTTCACGCAGACGGGCCTCGATCATCTCGGCCTGTACCCCATGCCGCCAGCCCTCATCACCGGGCAAGCCGATGAATTCTGGCTCCAGACCCAGGCGCCTGGCCATCTTCTGCCACAGGGTGGCGAAGTGCCCGGTCTCGTACATCAGCACGCTATCTCCCGGTGATAGTGTGTTGATCAAGGCCGCTTCCCAGGCACCGGTCCCCGAAGCGGGATAGATCACTACCGGCCCCTGGGTCTTGAACACCTGACGAACCTTGTCGAGTAGCTCACGTCCCAACGCACCGAACTCCGGACCACGATGATCGATGGTCGGCAGGCTCATGGCTCGCAGGATACGATCCGGCACCGGCGAAGGTCCGGGAATCTGCAGGAAGTGACGGCCGGAAGGATGGAAGTCCAGGTTAAGCATGTCTTGGTCCTCATCGGCGCTATCATCAGCGCCTGTTGTTGTTCCAGATCAGGAAATTCGACTCGAGATAACCTTGAAGTCAGGGGGTCGACAGGCCCGAGAATAGCGACAGTGAGCTCGTGTATATGTAATTATGAATTCAACACCATCGATACCAGCGCCTGAAAAAGCACTTATGTATGCATCAGGACGAATGGATCAGCGTACGACGCCCTTCTCACGCAACTCGGCAAGCTCCTCCTCGGAGACACCAAGCCCTTGCAGCACTTCATCGGTATGTTGAGCAAACAGCGGCGCCGGCATGCGGATATCCAGCGGCGTGGCAGAAAATTTGGTCGGAAAGCCGATGGTCTTCATGCGCCCCATCACCGGGTGCTCGACTTCCTGGACCATGCCGCGCTCCAGATAGTGCTCGTCGTGCATGGCCTCGCTGAAATCATTGATCGGTCCCGCAGGAACACCCGCCTGGTCACAACGCGCCAGCCAGAAGGCTCGATCCTGGTCGACAAGAATCGCCTCCAATACCTGTTCCAGCGCCTCGACATTGGTGCCGCGGTCCAGATTGGTGACGAAACGCGGATCTTCCATCAGTTCAGGGCGCTCGATGACCTCGGTACAGAAGCGCTCCCAGGTCCGCTGGTTGGCACAGCCGAGCATCATGTAACCGTCGCGAACCTGCACCGCCTGATAGGGCGCCGAAACACGGTGCCGCCAACCGGTTGCCGCCGGAACCCGCCCTTCGGAGAAGTATGCCGCCGCCTCCCAGGTGAACCAGGGCAGCCCACATTCAGCAATGGACACGTCGAGATGCTGGCCCTCTCCGGTCTTTTGCCGATGGATATACGCGGCCAATATCGAGTAGATGGAGGTGATGCCTGCGCCGATGTCATATACCGCGACACCAGTCTTGAGTGGACGCCGGCCCGGCTCCCCGGTCATCGACATCAAGCCGCTCATGCCCTGCGCGACCAGATCGAAGCCACCCTTGCGGCTATAGGGACCGGTCTGGCCATAGCCGGAAATCGAACAGTAGATGATGCTCGGATTTACCTTTTTCAGGCTCTGGTAATCGATACCCAACGATTGAGTCACACCGGGGCGGTAGTTCTCCACCACGACATCCGCCTCACTAGCGAGGCGGTAGAACAGCTCGCGGCCCTGCTCGCTCTTGAGGTTCAGTGAAATGCTCTTCTTGTTGCGATTGATCTGCGCAAAGCAGGTCGACTCGTCATTGACGTAAGGGCCCATTTGACGGCTGTCATCACCACCATTGGCCTTCTCGACCTTGATCACCTCTGCCCCCATATCGCCCAGCACCATGGTGCAGTAGGGGCCAGCCATGATCTGGGATGCGTCCAGAACCTTGATGCCTTCGAGTGGCAGCATATTGATCTCCTTGCCCGAACCCGGCGTCAGCGTCCACGCCAGGTGAAAGGCGTCTTGTTGACGAATTTGTTCACGGCAGCCTTGAAGTCCTCACTGGTGTAGCAAGCGGCTATCCAATCATCACTGGCATCGCTCGCTGCGCGTTTCTCATCCAACAGACGTTGAATCACCTGCTTGGCGGCCAGTACCGTCAATGGCGCACGACGCTTGAAGGCAACAGCGCGCTCGGTGACCGCCGCCGTAATCTGCTCAGCGTCGATAATCTCGGCGACCAGTCCGGCAGCATGTGCGTCTTCGGCGCCGATCAGCTCACCGGCCATCAACACCTGCTTGGCACGCGCCACTCCCGCATGTTCCACCAGTCGCGAGATATTGGTGATCGACAGGCAGTTGCCGAGGGTGCGAGCAATGGGAATACCGAATTGCAGCGACGGCGTGGCGTAGCGGAAATCACAGGCCAGGGCGATGGCCGCGCCACCGCCAACGCAGAAACCTTCCAGCAGAGCCAGAGTCGGACGCGGCAGGCGCTCTACTCGCCCCACCAGATGGTCGATGCGTCGCTCGTAGGCAATGGCATCCTCGCCACTGGAGAACTCAGCGAACTGCTTGATATCGGTGCCGGCGACGAAGGCTTCGCCGCCAGCACCGCGCATTACCACCGCCACCACTTCCGGGTCGTTCTCGATCGCCTCACAGTGGGCATCAAGCTGGTCGTACATCTGCCAGGTCATGGCATTACGACTGGCCACGCGATCGAAGGTCAGCCAGGCAATGCCATCTTCGACGCGGTAATCGACCCGGCCCTGTTGGTTGTCACTCATCACAGTCTCCCGATGTTGTTCATCAACACCTGTCATCAAGATTGCTCATCACGTGCCGTAGATCAGATTGACCAGCGCCAGAGCGACTGCCGGCACATAGGTGTTGATCATCAGGATCACGAACAGCACCCCGAGGAACCACAGGTTGGTTCGGGTGGTGGCCCATATATCGGCCTTGGCTATGGAGCACGAGGCGATCAATACGCTGGCCACCGGAGGTGTCTGTTGGCCGATGGCCAGATTGAGGGTCACGATCAAGCCGAAATGCAGAGGATCAATGCCGACCGCCGTTACCAGCGGCAGCACAATCGGTACCACCAGGATGATCGCCGCCGCCGAGTGCAGGAAGATACCGAGGATCAGGAACACGACATTGAGCAGCGCCAGCACCACATACTTGTTGCTGGTCATCTCGGCGATCGAATTGGCCAGTTGCTGTGGAATCTGACTCTCGGTGAGGTAGTGCCCCACCACCGCCGAGCTGGCCACCAGCAACATCACCACCGCAGTCTGCACCCCGGCATCGAGGCAGGACTTGTAGAAGGTACGCAGGGTGAACTCACGGTACACCACCGCACTGATGAAGATCGCCACGATCACCGCCAATGCCGCGCCTTCGGTGGCCGTGACGATACCGCCGAAGATACCGCCGAGAATGATCACCGGGATCACCAGCGCCCAGGCGGCGCCCTTGAAGGCCTTCCACAATCGGCTGGCCTGAAAGCGCTCTTCCGCAGGCAGGTTGTAGCGCCGTGCCAGGAAGTAACACATCGCTGCCAGCCCCAGAGCGCCAAGCAGCCCGGGGAATATCCCGGCAACGAACATCTTGACCACCGACTCTCCAGACATCACCGCATACAGGATCATGGGAATCGATGGCGGCAGAATGATCGCCAGGCTCGCGGCCGACGATGAGATGGCGGCGGCAAACTCCTTCGAGTATCCCTTGCTGCGCATGGCGGGAATCAGCAGGCTACCGATTGCCGATACCCCCGCCACCGCCGACCCGGAAATTTCCGCGAAGAAGATCGAGGCGCCGATGGTCACCATCGCCAGCCCGCCCTTGACGAAACCGATCATCGCCGAGGCCAGTTCAATCAGGCGCCGCGAGATGCTCGAGGCATTCATGATTGCCCCGGCAAGAATGAACAGTGGAATAGCGATCAACGGAAAGTTGGTAGCACCGTCGAACATCACCATGCCGATATTGGGCAGTGCATAACTGCCATAACTGACGATGGTCGCCAGCGCACCAACAATACCCAGTGCAACAGCCACCGGAACATTGATCAAGATCAGCCCGATCAGGCCGACGAACATGGATGCAATGATCATGGGGCACTCTCCTGTTCAGTTGGCCTGGCGGGATGTCGAGGGTGCCTCGTCATGCCCGGCCTGGTGGGTGTCATGGACAGAGTCAGGCGTGATACCTGCCTCTTCCAGCTCGTGGTCAATGAAGCCTGCGCCACGCGCGCTGGCAATCACCTCAGGCAGGCGCAGCAACTGTGCGATGATGAACAGCGCCGAGCCGATCGGTATCACTGACTGGGTCACCTGCAGCGATACACTGGTCAAGCTGATCATCGTCGACCCTTCGAGGATCTCTACGACCTGATATCCGGTGATTCCAAGCAACACGAAGAAAGCGACGGTGCATAACTCCCCCAACATTGCGACCGGCAGACGAACCGCTGGCGGCGTCATGTTGAGAACACTGGGGCAAGCGATATGCGCTCCCTTGAGCGCAGCCAGAGCTGCACCGTAGTAAGTCAGCCAGGCGAGACAGATGGATGCCAGCTCGTCGTACCAACTGAAGGGAGAGCCCAATAGGCGCGACAGGAAGCCCACGGAAATGATTATCGTCAGCGCCAGCATATTGAGAAAAACAATGGCTTCGAGGGCACGTTGATAGGCTCGAGCGAATGACTTGAGGGACACGATGCGAACCTCCCGAAGGGGGGTGATACCTCCAGAGCGTCAAAGGCTGAAGAGGCGGGGCGGTAGCGCGGTGTCATCACCTTCGTTCGTGAGACACCGCACAAGGGTTACGGGCGCAGCGCTTCAATCTGCTCAAGCAACTGCTGACCGCCTTCCACTTCGGCCGAGAACTTCTCGTAGATAGGCGCCGAGCCTTCAACAAAGGCCTGGGTATCGACCTCGTTGACCTCCATACCCGCCGCTTCGAATTCCGCCACCAGCTCTTCATCCAGAGTCGCGCCCTGCTCCAGAGCAAAATCCTCTACATCCATCGCCGTCTGTTCGAGCACTTCACGCACATGTTCGGGTAAACGGTTCCAGCTCATGCCCGCGACCACGTAGGCCGGCGTGTAGACATGATTGGACAACGACAGGTAATCCTGCACCTCCTGGAAGCGCTGCGAGAATATCTGTACCAGTGGGTTTTCCTGCCCATCCATGGCACCGGTCTGCAGGGCTACGAAAGCCTCGGACAATGCCATCGGTGCCGGACTGGCGCCGTAACTCTTGAACATCTCCACGCGCCAGACGCCATTCGGGGTCCGCAGCTTGATGCCCTGAAGATCATCGGGGGTCACGATGGGTCGGACATTATTGGTGATCTGACGAAAGCCGTTCTCCCAGATCCCAAGCAGGCGATAGCGCTTGCCCTCTGCGGCCTTCGCCAACACATCGCGCAGCACTTCGTCACGCACTTGCCGGAAATGATCGCGATTCTCGATCAGATAGGGCATCTCGAATACCGAGAACTCCGGAGCCACGCTGGACATGACTGATGATGGCAGCGCCAGATCGATAGTCCCGAGCTTCAGTTTATTGAGCATCTGCGAGTCATTGCCCAGCTGACTGGAGCCGAAGACCACCACTTCCGCCTCACCTTCCAGGCGCTCATTGGCGAGTCGTGCGAATTCATTGGCGGTGATCTCGAACAGTGAGCCAGGCCCACCGACATGACCAAACTTGACTTCAATTTCATTGGCCTGAGCGCTACCGACACCCAATGCAATCACGGCAGCGGCCAGAGCGGTCTTGAATAGCTTCATCTCACTCTCCGAAATGTTGTTGTTATACGCGGAATGGCACCTCAAGCAGCGCTTTTCTGCTTCGCGCCATCGTCTGACCTCTGGAATATGGATACATAATTCAAAATTAGGTATTATACTTTTGTCGTCATGAATACACCGCAGTCATCCATTTTCATGTTTATTTTCAATAAAGTAGAAGATATATTCTGGCAATATATTGATGATCAGTGACAAAAAAAGGGCCCATCGGGCCCTGGTATTACTGTCTGTGGTACTGGACAAGCTCTAGTTCAGAATTCTGGCCAGGCGGTCAGTCAGGTGCCAATCCAGCCTTCCACTGTTGCGATGCAATACCGTGCATCGCCACCTGCTGATCCTGCTCCGAGGAAGCCCCACTAACTCCCACCGCTCCCATCACACAATCATCGTCGTCGAGAATCAGCACTCCTCCAGCAACCGGTATGAAACGCCCGTCCGCCGCAGCAGCGACCGAGGCCAGAAAGGCGGGACGTTCCGCATTACGTTCACCAATGGTGCCGCTGGATATCCCCATACCGAGAGCAGCATTGGCCTTGCCCCAGGCTACCGGGAAGCGCAGCGGACTGCAGCCGTCCTCGCGCTCGGCAACCACCGCGTGGCCACCCGCATCCAACACCACCACCGATAGAGGAGGCAGGCTCAGCTCACGAGCCAGTGCCAATCCTGCATCGATCAAGCCTCTTACCTGTTTTCGCGGCAGCATCACTCTCGCCGCATATACCTGTCCCGCCATCGTCTGTCCTCCATTCCTGTTCCGGTCGTTCACTCTTGTGTGGTTGTATCGCTGGCACTGCAGGCCTTCCCTGCCTTGCGAGGAAAAAGGCATTGGCCTGATTGAATTTTGAATTCATAATGCCAAAAGCATGGCAGTGTCAAGCCTGCTCATCCAGCAGAACCGTCGCTACTACGCCGCATCGGACTAAGCCACTCCAGCGCAGCAATCGCCGTATTGTCCCGCGCTTCAAGATGCGGCAAGGTAACTCGAACGGCGTGACGCCGATCTGACTCAGGAAACACGACATGGAAAAGATTCAGCCGCGCAGCCTGTATCTCGAAGTAGCCGACAGGATTCGCGACCTGATCGAACAGGGAAATCTGCTCCCCGGTGAGAAGGTCGCCGAAAAGGAGCTCTGTGAACGGTTCGGGGTATCGCGTACGCCGCTACGCGAAGCCCTCAAGGTACTGACATCCGAGGGCCTGGTGGAGAACCTGCCCAACCGTGGATCGCGGGTGGTACGCCTGACTCGCCAGGGCGTACAGAACACCTACGATGTCATGGGTGCCCTTGAAGGGTTATCCGGAGAATTGGCCTGCGATCATATCTCGGACGCCGAGATCACCTCTATCCGCAAGCTGCACCAACGCATGTTGGGTCACTATCAGCGCCAGCAGCTGAAGCCCTATTTCGAGGTCAACCAGCAGATTCATGAGGCAATTCTGGCGGCATCACGCAACGACGTGCTCAGCGAGATGTACAACAACCTGAGCCAGCGCGTGAAACGCATTCGCTATAGCGTTGAAATGGGGGAAGCCAACTGGGCCCAGGCTGTCGCTGACCATGAAGCCATGCTCGAAGCTCTGGAAGCCCGCGATGGCCCGAGCCTTGGAGCCATTCTGCGTCGGCACCTACGCCACAAGCTGGAGGTAGCTGCCGTCTCAGGCATCATTGATGACTGAAACGATGGCCGTCGATCGTTACCACTCCTCAAGCCGCATCGCGGCACGCTCCAGGCGCTGCCCCTCGGCATCGATCTCACGCAGCTGTTCACTGATGGCTGATAGATGCTCAAGGGCGACGCGGCGTGCCAGCTGTGCCTTGCCTTCGACGACGGCACGATGCAGGCGTGCATGCTGGCGATTGATCATGTCTCGGGAATCGGGACGATGATAAAGGTGCTTTACCGAAGCAAAGACTGAGCTCAGCAACAGATCGGTCAGGCTCGACAGGGTATGCATCAACACCGGGTTGTGCGATGCCTGACAGATCGCCAGATGAAAAGCATGATCCAACCTCGCCAGCCGCTCGACATCGATGCTCCCGGCCTTTTCCACGTAATCCGCCATCTCGCGATAGCGTCGGGTAATCAGTACGCGGTCGGATGGTGTGCCACGATTGGCTGCCAAACTCGCTGACTCACCTTCCAGCAGGGCTCGCACCT
This Halomonas huangheensis DNA region includes the following protein-coding sequences:
- a CDS encoding TRAP transporter large permease, with product MIIASMFVGLIGLILINVPVAVALGIVGALATIVSYGSYALPNIGMVMFDGATNFPLIAIPLFILAGAIMNASSISRRLIELASAMIGFVKGGLAMVTIGASIFFAEISGSAVAGVSAIGSLLIPAMRSKGYSKEFAAAISSSAASLAIILPPSIPMILYAVMSGESVVKMFVAGIFPGLLGALGLAAMCYFLARRYNLPAEERFQASRLWKAFKGAAWALVIPVIILGGIFGGIVTATEGAALAVIVAIFISAVVYREFTLRTFYKSCLDAGVQTAVVMLLVASSAVVGHYLTESQIPQQLANSIAEMTSNKYVVLALLNVVFLILGIFLHSAAAIILVVPIVLPLVTAVGIDPLHFGLIVTLNLAIGQQTPPVASVLIASCSIAKADIWATTRTNLWFLGVLFVILMINTYVPAVALALVNLIYGT
- a CDS encoding GlcG/HbpS family heme-binding protein, which translates into the protein MAGQVYAARVMLPRKQVRGLIDAGLALARELSLPPLSVVVLDAGGHAVVAEREDGCSPLRFPVAWGKANAALGMGISSGTIGERNAERPAFLASVAAAADGRFIPVAGGVLILDDDDCVMGAVGVSGASSEQDQQVAMHGIASQQWKAGLAPD
- a CDS encoding CaiB/BaiF CoA transferase family protein codes for the protein MLPLEGIKVLDASQIMAGPYCTMVLGDMGAEVIKVEKANGGDDSRQMGPYVNDESTCFAQINRNKKSISLNLKSEQGRELFYRLASEADVVVENYRPGVTQSLGIDYQSLKKVNPSIIYCSISGYGQTGPYSRKGGFDLVAQGMSGLMSMTGEPGRRPLKTGVAVYDIGAGITSIYSILAAYIHRQKTGEGQHLDVSIAECGLPWFTWEAAAYFSEGRVPAATGWRHRVSAPYQAVQVRDGYMMLGCANQRTWERFCTEVIERPELMEDPRFVTNLDRGTNVEALEQVLEAILVDQDRAFWLARCDQAGVPAGPINDFSEAMHDEHYLERGMVQEVEHPVMGRMKTIGFPTKFSATPLDIRMPAPLFAQHTDEVLQGLGVSEEELAELREKGVVR
- a CDS encoding GntR family transcriptional regulator, with the protein product MEKIQPRSLYLEVADRIRDLIEQGNLLPGEKVAEKELCERFGVSRTPLREALKVLTSEGLVENLPNRGSRVVRLTRQGVQNTYDVMGALEGLSGELACDHISDAEITSIRKLHQRMLGHYQRQQLKPYFEVNQQIHEAILAASRNDVLSEMYNNLSQRVKRIRYSVEMGEANWAQAVADHEAMLEALEARDGPSLGAILRRHLRHKLEVAAVSGIIDD
- a CDS encoding enoyl-CoA hydratase/isomerase family protein — encoded protein: MSDNQQGRVDYRVEDGIAWLTFDRVASRNAMTWQMYDQLDAHCEAIENDPEVVAVVMRGAGGEAFVAGTDIKQFAEFSSGEDAIAYERRIDHLVGRVERLPRPTLALLEGFCVGGGAAIALACDFRYATPSLQFGIPIARTLGNCLSITNISRLVEHAGVARAKQVLMAGELIGAEDAHAAGLVAEIIDAEQITAAVTERAVAFKRRAPLTVLAAKQVIQRLLDEKRAASDASDDWIAACYTSEDFKAAVNKFVNKTPFTWRGR
- a CDS encoding TRAP transporter small permease; this encodes MSLKSFARAYQRALEAIVFLNMLALTIIISVGFLSRLLGSPFSWYDELASICLAWLTYYGAALAALKGAHIACPSVLNMTPPAVRLPVAMLGELCTVAFFVLLGITGYQVVEILEGSTMISLTSVSLQVTQSVIPIGSALFIIAQLLRLPEVIASARGAGFIDHELEEAGITPDSVHDTHQAGHDEAPSTSRQAN
- the glcC gene encoding transcriptional regulator GlcC codes for the protein MAGEGGRVEENERLKPSTTPQAIASRLENLILDGVFRPGQLLPSERRLCERLGVARSSLREALGTLRSKGVIITRQGRGSEVAPLVEAPYVTPLMHLFREHPRTLYDLLEVRALLEGESASLAANRGTPSDRVLITRRYREMADYVEKAGSIDVERLARLDHAFHLAICQASHNPVLMHTLSSLTDLLLSSVFASVKHLYHRPDSRDMINRQHARLHRAVVEGKAQLARRVALEHLSAISEQLREIDAEGQRLERAAMRLEEW
- a CDS encoding pyridoxal-phosphate-dependent aminotransferase family protein codes for the protein MLNLDFHPSGRHFLQIPGPSPVPDRILRAMSLPTIDHRGPEFGALGRELLDKVRQVFKTQGPVVIYPASGTGAWEAALINTLSPGDSVLMYETGHFATLWQKMARRLGLEPEFIGLPGDEGWRHGVQAEMIEARLREDSEQRIKAVCVVHNETSTGVTSDIAAVRRAIDATGHPALLMVDTISGLASADYRHDEWGVDVTISGSQKGLMLPPGISFNALSDKAIDASRKAELPKSFWAWDEILEANRNGYWPYTPNTNLLYGLDESLNMLLTEGLDNVFARHQRWAAGVREAVKAWGLEIQCQDPAVYSPVLTGVVMPEGVDADTVRQLIYRRFDLSLGMGLGKAKGRMFRIGHLGDCNDLTLMATLSGCEMGLTMSGVPLASSGVEAAMRYFSEHAPAHASDA
- a CDS encoding TRAP transporter substrate-binding protein; this encodes MKLFKTALAAAVIALGVGSAQANEIEVKFGHVGGPGSLFEITANEFARLANERLEGEAEVVVFGSSQLGNDSQMLNKLKLGTIDLALPSSVMSSVAPEFSVFEMPYLIENRDHFRQVRDEVLRDVLAKAAEGKRYRLLGIWENGFRQITNNVRPIVTPDDLQGIKLRTPNGVWRVEMFKSYGASPAPMALSEAFVALQTGAMDGQENPLVQIFSQRFQEVQDYLSLSNHVYTPAYVVAGMSWNRLPEHVREVLEQTAMDVEDFALEQGATLDEELVAEFEAAGMEVNEVDTQAFVEGSAPIYEKFSAEVEGGQQLLEQIEALRP